The following is a genomic window from Hymenobacter sp. APR13.
CCTTTTTAACCTGCCGCGGCCTTGCTCCCCTCTACTCCAATCTTTTCTGTACTGCTGGAGGCAGCCCCCCGGCCGCTTGGCAAGTGGGTGGCTGCCGCGCTGCTGGCCCTTCCTCTTGGAGCCACAGCGCAGGAAGCACCATTGGCTCCGCCGCCAGTGGCGGCTCCCCCGCTCGCCGCGGAGCCGCCGCTGGTCCGGCCCGACAGCAGCAGACTGAGCCGCCGCCTGCCGGTGCTGGCCGGGGGGCTGGCCGTCACGTACACAGGCCTGCTCTATGGCCTGAGCAAGGGCTGGTACACTGGTGAGCGAAGCTCGTTTCACTGGTTCAACGACCTGCCCGAGTGGAAGCAGATGGACAAGGTGGGCCACTTCTGGGGCGCCTTCCACGAAAGCCGCGGCGCAGTGGATATGCTGCGCTGGGCCGGGGTGCCCGAGCGCCGCGCCCTCTGGTATGGTGGCTTCGTGGGGTTTCTGCTGCAAAGCCCCATCGAGCTGCTCGACGGCCGCGACCCGGCTTACGGCGCCTCTGCTAGTGATCTGGCTGCTAACTTCCTGGGCTCGGCCGGCCTGATCGGGCAGCAGCTGGCCTGGGGCGAGGTACGCTTGATGCCTAAGTATTCGTTTCATACCACATCCTACGCTGCCCGCCGGCCCAACGTGCTGGGGCGTAGCCTGGCCGAGCAACACCTGAAAGACTACAACGGCCAGACTTACTGGCTGTGCGCCGACGTGGGCGCCTGGCTGCCGGCCTCCTCGCGCTGGCCCCGCTGGCTGCAGCCGGCCGTGGGCTATGGCGCCCAGCAGATGCTGTTCAACGACCCCGACGCCAACGCCGCCGCGGGCCTGAACGCCTACCGTCAATACTACCTGTCGTTCGATATTGACCTGCGCCACATCCCAACCCGCAGCAAGCTCCTGCGCCGGGTGTTCTACGTGGCCAGCATCTTCCACCTGCCGGCCCCGGCCCTGGAGTGGAACCAGCGCCGCGGCTTCGTGATGCGCGGCCTTTATTACTAAACCGAATCGCTAATTTTCGCTGATTGAGGTGATTCCGTTGATTTTTTTTGACTTTGGGGCTTGACGGCTGGCTGTAGTTGCAGGCAGCGGTGAGCGGTAGTTAGCTGTTGTATTGAGTGTATTGAGGTGCCGCAAGCAGGCATTGCAGTCAGCTGACAGTAGAAGCCGGCTGACAAAACCGGGGGCTTGTGCAGTTTCCGTGTCCGATTGGCGACCTTTGTCGTATTCATTGCCGGATGAGGCCGCAGAAAAATCAGCGAAATCACCTCAATCAGCGAAAATCAGCGATTTATGAACATTGGAGATAGAGTGCGCCTGCTGACCGGGCGCGAGCAAGGCATCGTCACCCGCATCCTCAGCGACGAGCTGGTGGAAGTAGCCATCGACAACGACTTCACGATTCCGGTGCTGCGCCGCGAGGTGGTGGTAGTGGCTGCCGATGAGGACAAGGCATTCGGCCGCCAGGGCCCGCCACCCGTGACGCCCCACCGGGCCAAGGCGGGCAAGCACAAGCCCGCCAAACCGGCCCCAGCCTCGGCAGCTGCTTCGGCAGCCACTCCCGCATCCGGCAGTGCCCCTGCCAAAGCCGAGCAGCCGGCGCCGCCCAAAGCCACTGTGCCCCAGCCGGCCGCCAAAGGCCTGTACCTGGCCCTCAGCCACCAGTCGCCGGAGCTGCTGTCGGTTCACGTCATCAACAACACCGACCGGGAGGTGCTCTACACTTACGGCGAGGAAAACAAGGGCCGCTACCGCGCCCTGCGCGCCGACAAGCTCGGCGCCAAAGCCGTGAGCGGCGCCCTTGGCCACCTGCACCTCAAGGACTTCGACCAGTGGCCGGCGGCCGTGGTGCAGCTGCTGCCGCACCAGATCAACTCCGATACGGCCTACGAGCTGCTCACCAAGCGCACTCAGTTCAAGGCCACCAGCTTCTACAGCAGCCGCCGCGAAGCGCCGGTGCTGGGCCGCGAAGCCTACCTGTTTCAGCTGGATGAGAAGCCGGCCGCGCCCGTAGCCCCTGAGAAGCTGGCCGAAACGCTGCAGGCCCAACTCAGCGGCAACGCCCCCGCCAAGCCGGCCGCCGTAGCGCCTGCCCCGGAGCCGGCCAAGGCCATCAAGGCCCCGCCACACGAAGTAGACCTGCACTTGGAAGCCCTACGCCCCGAAGGCGGCGAAGACCTCAGCAACACGGCTATTCTGAAGCTGCAGCTGGAGGTGTTCGAGGATACGCTGAGCCGGGCGCTGGCCACCAACATGCACGAAATCGTATTCATCCACGGCTCCGGCAGCGGCACGCTCCGCAAGGAAATCCACAAGCTGCTCAGCCGCAACAAGGACATCAAGTTCTTCGAGGACTCGAAGAAGGAGAAGTTCGGCTACGGCGCCACGCTGGTGCGACTGAAGTAACGGCGGGACACCTCACCCCCTAGCCCCCTCTCCAAAAGAGAGGGGGAACTAGCTTTTAGTTTTTTAGAGCAAGCAAACCGTTGAAATAGCAAAGCCCGCCAGAGCATCTAGCGGGCTTTGCTATTTCTAGAAATCTAGCAGCTAGTTCCTCCTCTCCTTTTTGGAGAGGGGGCTAGGGGGTGATGCCTATGCAAGTCAGCTAGAGCTAGAGCCCCTCTCTTTTGGAGAGGGGTTGGGGTGAGGTCCGGGTGCTACATTTACCGCATGAAACTCCCGCTACTCTTAGCCGCCTCCCTCCTGCCGCTCACCCTGGCTGCCCAGCAACTCCCCGTACCCGTCAATCTGCAGGCCACCTACGCCAAGGGCACCCGCTCCGAAACTGGCGCGCCCGGCCCGAAATACTGGCAGAACTCCGCCGAGTACGATATCAACGTCAGCTTCGACCCGGCTACGCGGCGCGTGGCGGGCACCGTGGACATTGCTTACCAGAACGCCAGCCCCGATTCGCTGCGGCAGCTGCTGTTCAAGCTCTACCCCAACCTCTACCAGCAGGGCGCGCCCCGCGCCGGCCGCATTGCGCCCGAAGACGTGAGCGAGGGCATGAAAATCGAGGCCCTGAGCTTAGACGGGCAGACGCAGGATGTGAGCAAGCTGCGCGTGCAGGCCACCAACATGCCGGTGCGGCTGCCGAAGGCGCTGGGGCCGGGCCGGGCCGTGAAGGTGCGCGTGGCGTACTCGTACGTGCTCAACAAAGGCTCTCACATGCGTACCGGCGAAGTG
Proteins encoded in this region:
- a CDS encoding Smr/MutS family protein, with the protein product MNIGDRVRLLTGREQGIVTRILSDELVEVAIDNDFTIPVLRREVVVVAADEDKAFGRQGPPPVTPHRAKAGKHKPAKPAPASAAASAATPASGSAPAKAEQPAPPKATVPQPAAKGLYLALSHQSPELLSVHVINNTDREVLYTYGEENKGRYRALRADKLGAKAVSGALGHLHLKDFDQWPAAVVQLLPHQINSDTAYELLTKRTQFKATSFYSSRREAPVLGREAYLFQLDEKPAAPVAPEKLAETLQAQLSGNAPAKPAAVAPAPEPAKAIKAPPHEVDLHLEALRPEGGEDLSNTAILKLQLEVFEDTLSRALATNMHEIVFIHGSGSGTLRKEIHKLLSRNKDIKFFEDSKKEKFGYGATLVRLK
- a CDS encoding DUF2279 domain-containing protein yields the protein MAAPPLAAEPPLVRPDSSRLSRRLPVLAGGLAVTYTGLLYGLSKGWYTGERSSFHWFNDLPEWKQMDKVGHFWGAFHESRGAVDMLRWAGVPERRALWYGGFVGFLLQSPIELLDGRDPAYGASASDLAANFLGSAGLIGQQLAWGEVRLMPKYSFHTTSYAARRPNVLGRSLAEQHLKDYNGQTYWLCADVGAWLPASSRWPRWLQPAVGYGAQQMLFNDPDANAAAGLNAYRQYYLSFDIDLRHIPTRSKLLRRVFYVASIFHLPAPALEWNQRRGFVMRGLYY